A genome region from Cucurbita pepo subsp. pepo cultivar mu-cu-16 chromosome LG02, ASM280686v2, whole genome shotgun sequence includes the following:
- the LOC111788076 gene encoding centromere-associated protein E-like isoform X3, with translation MGGMQGRRAIASVVCIFVTSKGRCMKGDGLMQSGQLCGTELAEDKQVETGGMNESAAETTFKDTCCDGDKIITADVASVSGAATESNSYSISSPGEKLGMQNSSSSGRNDWKEVRQVHAEDMIHSSRSQVQYMPEDNFVDKSESHESPSQTSVKISDGGDVDTLSHNSHMTTTYAHSTFSSFGQNRKFLDLLERVKEELIVTSFSKDIFDFQISEQNELQMKLDEVLVRNHTLVDELSHCRSELKDVSVANEELRNQLLAAEAEIQKLSSRASETENSFEKFIGDMFRLEKELDDCKHLVSVLEEENERLNGIITFENENKKKLAEEKELYIGENEKILSELSSFKSLKAALEVENSELMGSLSSIAEEKIKHEEEREHLFQVNGTLSVELANCKSLVATQQEEITNLINNLAVLTEDKVRLEEDKNLLLHENEKMRSELLVLDQRLSTEHEERVRFEDDLKDAVVQVKQLTEDNGFLSSSLDIHKLKVEELCGEILSLKTRCGEDEDQSGNADSGLHHENKSQENDSYQTTFKKNLHETSVLAVGKPFIVTEQENFDDSLGFVILGRHLEEADVILQKLEKEIKALQSNSASFSRSGRKMDAPAVSKLIQAFESKVNVEENEVEDEIQLPDPYKLSNEFVDNLRALLRQVVIDAENASVLLKGERDHRKVAISTLSELTDQFEALKNHSNGLVIANIEHGVLFECLKHHVDDADGKIYELEIFNESLRQQGVHHKNSNCELAERLCGYELKLNELECQLCDLHQSSNQMVSLICNQLDNLQDGAIKRAIILEKDWHSFLLELAETIAKLDESLGKSDTSAIKFCTNDQLPSCLASSVTDAVKMIHDLRERLQATAADGEAFRMLYEEVNEKYDNLFRRTECSVDLLHKIFGELQKLYLASCESVGGSDMNMQIKMLGDPLDYSSFEALIKPLEDCITQRLQLESVNNKLRLDLEHKTVEFVDFSKRCLNSTGIEKLIKDVQSVLLPEDTEGDCGQMPALYLEYIISFLIQKYKDTELRLGLSREEYGSAMMKLTELQGSVHDLSTLILDHEGEIVILKESLSQAQEALMASRSELKDKLNELEQSEQRVSAIREKLSIAVTKGKGLIVQRDSLKQSLAQTSSELERCLQELQMKDNRLLETETKLKTYSEAGERVEALESELSYIRNSATALRESFLLKDSVLQGIDEILDALDLPENFHSRDIIEKVDWLAKSSTGKNLPQTDGDQRSSVTGGSGSDANFVTTDGWKDEMQTDANVGDDLRRKYEELQTKFYGLAEQNEMLEQSLMERNNLVQRWEELLEKIDTPSHLRSIEPEDKIEWLHRSLTEACHDRDSLHQRVNNLENHCGLLTADLDDSRKKISDIEAELHSVMLEREKLSEKLEIVYDHNEHLSFGTFENEVEIIILQNELSNMQDKIISTEHKIVKLEALVSNALRDMDMNDLVSGSSIEFLELMVMKLVQNYTASSLGNVELGRATNGPDAEEIVARSIDTQVGWQNEINDHKKELEDAVHQLMVVTKERDQYMEMHESLVVKVESLDRKKDELQELLHLEEQKSTSIREKLNVAVRKGKSLVQQRDSLKQAIEEMTTELDHLRSKMKSQENTLASYEQKFKNFSVYSGRVEALESENLSLRNQLTETEGSLLEKEHILSSITNTLVHIEVNVDVNENDPIEKLKQVGKLCSDLREAVVFSEQESIKSRRAAELLLAELNEVQERNDTFQEELEKASNEIAVLTKERDLAETSKLEALSELENLSNVHLKEKKNQISQFMGLKSNLERQKEVLREINYLLADSLSKDLDAFHNLEAAIVSCTEANGPADVNPSPSIVSGAFKKDKGSFFALDSWFNSYSNSPVDENVSTDIHSLIAHHLEESLKEIGALKEMIDGHSLSFHKQSDSLSKVLGVLYSNVNSQKELVEALKWDVQQRESVAKDKEMEGDILCRNIAVLFEACISTIKEVDQRKGELMGNDLTSGNLGMDIISMTPDQLSRSGKTHLLSEESVRTIADRLLWAVREFIGLKAEMFDGSVKEMKVAISNLQKELQEKDIQKERICMDLVAQIKEAEASAIRYSIDLQASKDQVHKLEEATEQMENERKVLEQRLREMQDGLSISDELRERVRSLTDSLAGKDQEIEALMRALDEEEVQMEGLTNKIEELEKFLKQKNQELESTETSRGKLMKKLSITVTKFDELHHLSESLLTEVEELRAQLQDRDDEISVLRQEVTRCTNDAIAVTQTSNRSTEDINEIITWFDTMETRVGLSHIVHDNQQNEVHECKEVLKKKIASILKEIEDLQAASQRKDEMLLAEKHKVEELKCKELQLNLLEDAGDGNRASSAGPEIIESESLINNWASTSVIPQVRSLRKGNTDQVAIAIDMDPASSSNRLEDEDDDKVHGFKSLASSRIFPKFSRRATDMIDGLWVSCDRALMRQPALRLGMIFYWAILHALLVAFVV, from the exons ATGGGGGGGATGCAGGGGAGAAGAGCTATTGCTTCCGTCGTCTGCATCTTTGTCACAAGCAAGGGAAGAT GCATGAAAGGGGATGGTTTGATGCAATCTGGTCAACTCTGTGGAACAGAGCTTGCAGAAGACAAGCAGGTAGAGACTGGTGGCATGAATGAGTCCGCAGCAGAGACTACTTTTAAAGACACGTGCTGCGATGGGGACAAGATTATTACAGCAGATGTGGCATCTGTATCTGGTGCCGCAACCGAGTCAAACAGTTATTCAATTTCTAGTCCGGGAGAAAAACTAGGTATGCAGAATAGTTCTAGTAGTGGTAGAAATGACTGGAAAGAAGTTAGACAGGTTCATGCAGAAGATATGATACATTCAAGTAGGTCTCAAGTGCAATATATGCCAGAAGATAATTTTGTAGATAAGTCCGAAAGCCATGAAAGTCCTTCACAAACAAGTGTGAAAATTTCTGATGGGGGAGATGTAGATACTCTCTCTCATAATTCACATATGACCACAACTTATGCACATTCCaccttttcttcatttggaCAAAATAGGAAGTTTCTTGATTTACTGgagagagtgaaagaagaGTTGATAGTAACAAGTTTCTCGAAAGATATCTTCGACTTTCAAATTTCTGAACAGAATGAACTACAAATGAAGCTTGATGAAGTTCTTGTGAGGAATCATACCCTTGTGGATGAGCTTTCACATTGCAGATCTGAACTTAAGGATGTTTCAGTTGCAAATGAGGAGCTCAGAAATCAACTGCTAGCTGCAGAGGCTGAGATACAAAAGCTTTCTTCTAGAGCTAGTGAGACAGAGAATAGCTTTGAAAAGTTCATTGGAGATATGTTCAGATTGGAAAAGGAGTTGGATGACTGCAAGCATTTGGTATCAGTGTTagaagaggagaatgaaagaTTAAATGGTATTATCACCTTTGAGaacgaaaataaaaagaaactagcCGAGGAGAAGGAGTTGTATATCGGTGAgaatgaaaagatattatcAGAATTGAGTAGCTTCAAGAGTTTGAAGGCGGCTCTGGAGGTTGAAAATTCTGAGTTAATGGGGAGTTTGTCTTCAATAGCGGAGGAAAAAATAAAGCatgaggaagaaagagaacACCTGTTTCAGGTGAATGGGACATTATCAGTTGAACTTGCCAATTGTAAAAGCTTGGTAGCTACCCAACAAGAAGAAATTACCAACTTAATCAATAACCTTGCAGTGTTAACCGAGGATAAGGTGAGGCTTGAAGAAGATAAGAACCTTTTGTTACATGAGAATGAGAAAATGAGATCTGAGCTGCTTGTTCTTGATCAGAGATTGTCAACTGAACATGAGGAACGCGTAAGGTTTGAGGATGACCTTAAAGATGCAGTAGTGCAGGTTAAACAACTCACCGAGGACAATGGATTTCTCAGCAGCAGTCTTGATATACATAaattgaaagttgaagaacTTTGTGGTGAAATATTGTCTCTAAAAACGAGATGTGGAGAAGATGAGGATCAGTCTGGAAATGCAGACTCTGGCTTGCATCATGAAAATAAGTCCCAAGAAAATGATTCTTACCAAACTACTTTCAAGAAAAATTTGCATGAAACTTCTGTTCTTGCTGTTGGGAAACCCTTCATAGTGACTGAACAGGAAAATTTTGATGATTCTCTTGGGTTTGTAATCTTGGGTCGACACTTAGAGGAAGCAGATGTTATATTACAGAAACTTGAGAAGGAAATCAAAGCGTTGCAGTCCAATTCTGCCTCCTTTAGCAGGTCAGGTAGAAAAATGGATGCTCCTGCTGTTTCAAAACTGATTCAAGCCTTTGAGTCGAAGGtaaatgttgaagaaaatgaggtGGAGGATGAAATTCAGTTACCAGATCCATATAAGTTATCAAATGAATTTGTGGACAATTTGAGAGCATTGCTTCGTCAAGTGGTTATTGATGCTGAAAATGCTAGTGTGTTGCTCAAGGGAGAGCGTGATCATCGAAAGGTTGCTATATCAACATTGAGTGAACTCACGGATCAGTTTGAGGCTTTGAAGAACCATAGTAATGGTTTGGTGATAGCCAACATTGAGCATGGGGTTTTATTTGAATGCTTAAAACATCACGTGGATGATGCTGATGGCAAGATCTatgaacttgaaatttttaatgagTCTTTAAGGCAACAAGGTGTGCACCACAAGAATTCTAATTGTGAGCTTGCTGAAAGGTTATGTGGATAtgaattaaaacttaatgagttggAGTGTCAATTATGTGATCTTCATCAAAGCTCAAATCAGATGGTTTCTTTGATATGTAATCAGTTAGACAATTTGCAGGATGGAGCAATTAAAAGGGCAATTATACTTGAGAAGGACTGGCACTCTTTTTTATTGGAGCTTGCTGAAACAATTGCTAAGCTTGATGAATCATTAGGGAAATCTGATACTTCAGCCATCAAATTTTGCACTAATGACCAATTGCCTAGCTGCCTTGCTTCCTCTGTTACAGATGCTGTCAAAATGATTCATGACCTGAGAGAGAGACTTCAAGCTACTGCTGCTGACGGTGAAGCATTTAGGATGTTATATGAAgaagtaaatgaaaaatatgataatttgTTTAGAAGGACCGAATGCTCTGTTGATTTGCTGCATAAGATATTTGGTGAGTTGCAAAAACTTTATCTTGCTTCTTGTGAATCAGTCGGTGGAAGTgacatgaacatgcaaatcaAGATGCTGGGTGATCCCTTAGATTACAGCAGCTTTGAGGCGTTAATCAAGCCACTGGAGGACTGTATTACTCAGCGACTGCAGCTTGAGTCTGTAAACAATAAACTTCGCTTAGATTTGGAACATAAGACTGTGGAATTTGTTGACTTTAGCAAGAGATGCCTTAATTCTACTGGCATTGAAAAATTGATCAAAGATGTCCAAAGTGTGTTATTACCGGAAGATACTGAGGGGGATTGTGGTCAAATGCCTGCTTTATATTTggaatatatcatatcattcctTATACAGAAATACAAGGATACTGAGTTGCGATTAGGCTTATCTAGAGAAGAGTATGGATCTGCGATGATGAAATTGACCGAATTGCAGGGAAGTGTGCATGACTTAAGCACCCTGATTCTTGATCATGAAGGTGAAATTGTTATTCTAAAAGAAAGCTTAAGCCAGGCACAGGAAGCTTTAATGGCTTCGCGATCCGAATTGAAGGATAAACTTAACGAATTAGAACAATCAGAGCAGCGTGTGTCTGCAATCAGAGAGAAGCTAAGCATAGCTGTCACCAAGGGAAAAGGTTTGATTGTACAACGGGATAGTCTCAAGCAGTCACTAGCACAGACTTCTAGTGAACTGGAGAGGTGCTTGCAGGAGTTACAGATGAAAGACAATAGACTTCTTGAGACTGAAACAAAACTTAAAACCTATTCAGAGGCAGGAGAGCGTGTTGAAGCACTGGAATCTGAGCTTTCGTACATTCGAAATTCTGCTACTGCTCTAAGAGAATCATTCCTTCTTAAAGATTCAGTCCTTCAGGGGATAGATGAGATTCTCGATGCTCTAGATTTGCCCGAGAATTTTCATTCAAGAGACATAATCGAGAAGGTTGATTGGTTAGCCAAGTCAAGTACTGGCAAGAATTTGCCTCAAACAGATGGGGATCAGAGGAGTTCGGTCACAGGAGGTTCAGGTTCTGATGCTAATTTTGTCACTACAGATGGCTGGAAAGATGAAATGCAGACGGATGCAAATGTTGGAGAtgatttgagaagaaaatatgaGGAGCTTCAAACAAAGTTTTATGGGTTAGctgaacaaaatgaaatgctTGAACAGTCATTGATGGAAAGGAATAACTTAGTGCAACGATGGGAAGAACTTCTAGAAAAGATTGATACTCCTTCACACTTGCGGTCCATAGAGCCAGAAGATAAAATTGAATGGTTACATAGATCCCTTACAGAGGCTTGTCATGATAGGGATTCTCTCCATCAAAGGGTCAATAACTTGGAGAACCATTGTGGATTGTTAACTGCAGATCTGGATGATTCACGGAAGAAAATTTCTGACATTGAGGCCGAGCTCCACTCAGTCATgcttgagagagagaaactttCTGAGAAGTTGGAAATAGTCTATGATCATAATGAGCATCTATCATTCGGAACTTTTGAGAATGAAGTTGAGattataattttacaaaatgaatTAAGCAATATGCaggataaaataatttctactgagcataaaatagtaaaattgGAGGCTTTGGTAAGTAATGCTTTGCGAGACATGGACATGAATGATTTGGTTTCTGGTAGCAGTATTGAATTTCTTGAATTGATGGTGATGAAGCTAGTTCAAAATTATACAGCATCTTCTTTAGGGAACGTTGAGCTTGGGAGGGCTACCAATGGACCTGATGCTGAAGAAATCGTTGCTAGAAGCATAGATACACAAGTTGGTTGGCAAAATGAGATAAATGATCACAAGAAAGAGCTGGAGGATGCAGTGCATCAATTAATGGTTGTGACAAAGGAGAGGGATCAATATATGGAGATGCATGAGTCTTTAGTTGTTAAGGTTGAAAGTTTAGATAGAAAGAAGGATGAGTTGCAGGAACTGCTTCATCTGGAAGAGCAGAAGTCAACGTCTATAAGAGAGAAGCTAAATGTTGCTGTTCGAAAGGGGAAGTCTTTGGTTCAACAACGAGATAGTCTAAAACAAGCCATCGAAGAGATGACCACTGAGTTGGACCATCTGAGATCTAAGATGAAGTCCCAGGAAAATACTCTTGCTAGTTATGAGcagaaatttaagaatttcTCTGTTTATTCAGGACGGGTGGAGGCATTGGAATCAGAGAATCTGTCTCTGAGGAATCAGTTGACCGAAACAGAGGGCAGTTTGCTGGAAAAAGAACATATATTGAGTTCAATTACCAACACTTTAGTTCACATTGAAGTTAATGTTGATGTTAACGAAAATGATCCTATTGAGAAACTGAAACAAGTTGGAAAACTATGCTCTGATCTGCGTGAAGCCGTGGTTTTTTCTGAACAAGAGTCGATTAAATCGAGAAGAGCAGCCGAGTTGCTTCTTGCAGAACTAAATGAAGTCCAGGAAAGAAACGATACTTTCCAGGAAGAGCTAGAGAAAGCTTCCAATGAGATTGCTGTACTGACCAAGGAAAGAGACTTAGCAGAGACTTCCAAGCTTGAAGCTCTCTCAGAACTTGAAAATTTATCTAATGTACacttaaaggaaaaaaagaaccaaatttctcaatttatgGGATTAAAATCTAATCTTGAACGTCAAAAGGAGGTCTTGCGTGAGATTAATTACTTACTTGCCGATTCTTTGTCCAAGGATTTGGATGCTTTTCATAATCTGGAAGCTGCTATTGTGTCGTGTACTGAGGCTAATGGTCCTGCTGATGTCAATCCTTCTCCTTCCATCGTGTCTGGTGCCTTTAAGAAGGACAAG ggGAGTTTTTTTGCTCTGGATTCCTGGTTCAACTCCTACTCTAATTCTCCTGTGGATGAAAATGTTTCAACGGATATACACAGTCTCATTGCGCATCACCTGGAAGAATCGTTGAAGGAAATTGGTGCTCTGAAAGAAATGATAGATGGGCATTCTCTGTCATTCCATAAACAATCCGACTCTCTATCTAAGGTGCTGGGGGTACTTTATAGTAATGTGAATTCTCAGAAAGAGTTGGTTGAAGCATTAAAGTGGGACGTGCAACAGAGGGAGTCGGTTgcaaaagataaagaaatggaaggagaTATCTTATGTAGAAACATTGCGGTGCTTTTTGAAGCATGCATATCTACAATTAAGGAAGTTGACCAAAGAAAAGGGGAGCTAATGGGAAATGATTTGACTAGTGGAAATCTGGGAATGGATATTATCTCCATGACACCTGATCAACTTTCACGCTCTGGAAAAACTCATTTATTGTCTGAGGAATCTGTCCGGACAATTGCTGACAGGTTGCTGTGGGCAGTGAGGGAATTTATAGGTCTGAAAGCTGAAATGTTTGATGGTAGTGTAAAAGAAATGAAGGTTGCAATATCAAATCTGCAGAAAGAGCTTCAGGAGAAGGACATCCAGAAGGAAAGGATTTGCATGGATCTTGTTGCTCAAATTAAGGAAGCGGAAGCGAGCGCAATTAGATATTCAATTGATCTTCAAGCTTCAAAAGATCAGGTACATAAGTTAGAGGAAGCAACGGAACAGATGGAGAATGAGAGGAAGGTCCTGGAGCAGAGATTAAGGGAGATGCAAGATGGTTTGTCTATCTCAGATGAGTTAAGAGAGAGGGTCAGGTCGCTCACAGATTCGCTTGCAGGAAAAGACCAAG AAATTGAGGCCCTAATGCGTGCACTTGATGAGGAGGAAGTGCAGATGGAAGGTTTGACCAACAAGATTGAGGAGCTGGAAAAATTCTTGAAACAAAAGAATCAGGAACTTGAGAGCACCGAAACTTCTCGTGGGAAGCTCATGAAAAAGCTCTCAATTACAGTGACAAAATTTGATGAGCTTCATCACCTATCCGAAAGTCTCTTAACTGAGGTTGAAGAACTTCGAGCACAGTTGCAAGATCGGGATGATGAAATCTCTGTTCTGAGACAAGAGGTAACTAGATGTACCAATGATGCTATTGCTGTAACCCAAACAAGCAACAGAAGTACAGAGGATATCAATGAGATTATAACATGGTTTGACACAATGGAAACTCGGGTGGGGTTGTCTCATATTGTTCATGACAACCAGCAAAATGAAGTTCATGAATGCAAGGAAGTACTTAAGAAGAAGATTGCATCTatcttaaaagaaattgaggaTCTTCAAGCAGCATCACAGAGGAAGGACGAAATGTTGCTGGCTGAGAAGCATAAGGTAGAAGAACTGAAATGTAAGGAATTGCAATTAAACTTGCTTGAAGATGCTGGAGATGGTAATAGAGCGAGCAGTGCGGGCCCTGAAATCATTGAATCTGAATCGTTG ATCAATAATTGGGCAAGTACTTCTGTTATACCTCAAGTTCGAAGCTTGCGCAAAGGCAATACCGATCAAGTTGCAATCGCGATAGATATGGATCCTGCTAGCAGTAGTAATAGATTAGAGGACGAAGATGACGATAAAG TGCATGGATTTAAGTCATTAGCTTCATCAAgaatttttccaaaattctCGAGACGTGCGACAGATATGATCGATGGACTTTG GGTTTCTTGTGATCGAGCACTGATGCGGCAACCTGCATTACGACTGGGGATGATATTCTATTGGGCCATATTACACGCACTTCTTGTTGCATTTGTAGTTTGA